The Prevotella sp. E2-28 genome includes the window CCTGCCATGCCGTGACGAATCATAGCTTGGGTGAGGGGTGAAGTAAAGGGGCCAAGGGGCGATTTTGTACTTTTCATCACGCCTACGCTACCGCCTCCATTAGCGAAATAGACAAAAAACTCCTTGGTTCCATCTGCTTTCTCGCGCCATACGGCAGAAGGTGCCCACGACTGTCCTGCCCAAGTACACACCTTACTCACATCGATGGTACCGTGAAAGGTCCAGTTCACCATGTCGTCGGTAGAGAAGACTACAAGCGACTTGATGTTGCCATAGCCATTGCTGCCTGTCTTGTTGTTGACAATATACTGCTGATGGTCGTTAGTACCATAGACATAAAGACGTCCTTCATATTCTATAGCGGTAGGGTCGGCGCAGAACACGCTTCCACTAATAGGGTTTCCATCGCTTGCACCTTTATAAGCGGTAGCAATGGTCTGTGCTTTTGTTTGAAGACATACCGTCATTAAAGCGGCAGCCATGATGATTGCTTTCTTCATTTGAGGTTCTAGGTTTTTTGGCTCTATATTATTTTAATCTTTTACTTTTTTACTTTTTCGTAATTCTTATCCAGTCGGCATCCACCCATCCACGATCAGCTTTGGCATTGGTTTCAACGGAGAGAAAACCAAATTTTGCGCCAATCCATTTGCCTTGACGCATCTTAAATAACTCACCGCAGTTCTGGAATTTCTTGCCGTTCAGACTATAGGAGAACTGCACCATAGGTTTCCCACCATGGGCAGCACCAGCCTCAGCATTAGTCACCTGCAGGCGCAGGTAGATATCTTCGTGGATACCCGGCTTATAGTCTATCTTATCTTCTGCCGTTGGCTTCAGTGTAGCTAGGACGGTCTCATTCTGCTGCTTGCCTTTATCAGCATCCTTACAGGTGAGTTGTACCAGTTGGAATTCTTTACCTATACGCTTCACTACGAGTGCAGAATAGTCGAGCCCCATCATGATAAGGCCACCTATCTGTCCGTCGGCCTTAGAGGTGAAGCGTATCTTCGCCGTTGCCGTAAATTCATCGGCAGGTGTCTTCTGTAACAGCATGTTGGGTACCTCCCAGAAATTTTTCCAGCCCTCGGATAGTTTATAGTTATAGATACGATAAGTTCCAAAGGCGGTGGCAGTACCAAACTTTTCATCGTAGTTACCATGCCATTGCCATTGAAGCCCCAGTTTCGTATCGTTAAACTCATCGCTCTCAACGGGGTTCACGATAGTCATGCTCGAAGCTTTCGGCTTGGCGAAAGTAGTTACAGGCTCCCCAGTGTATCGACTCCCCTCTCTGCTCAGAGAGGGGCTGGGGGTGAGTCGTCCCATCACCGGCCATCCTGTGCTCCAATCTACTGGGTTCAGATGTACCACGCGTCCGTAGGCTTCCTTATCTTGGAAATGCAGGAACCAGTCTTCACCATATTTCGTGTGTACCCAACCGCCTTGATGAGGCCCGTTGATGGTAGTCTTGCCTTGCGCCAATACAATCTTATGCTCGTAGGGACCGTAGGGCGACTTAGACCGCATGGCCAACTGAAAGCCCTCTGGCACACCACCAGCAGGACACATGATCCAGTACCAACCATCACGTTTGTAGAATTTAGGTCCTTCGCAGGTGCGGTTCTCCGTACCGTTACCGTCAAACACGATAACGGGCTGCCCGATAGCCTGCGTACCATCGGCATTCATCTCACGAACGGTGAGCACAGAGGCGTATTTCGAACGAGAGTTAGCCCATCCATTTACCAGATAGCAACGCCCGTCTTCATCCCACAGCGGACAAGTGTCGATATAGCCCTCGCCCTTGATGACACACACGGGTTTCTCCCATTTGCCTACTGGATCTTGGGTCTTCACCATGAAAACGCCAAAGTCGGGGTCACCCCAGTAGATATAGTACCAGCCATCATGATAGCGGATGCTAGGTGCCCATACGCCGTTACCGTGCTGAGGGATACTGCTGAAGTGACGAGTCAGTTCCTCATCACCTTCATATAGATTCCCTATAGCATAATTGATAATTTCCCAATTGACCAAATCCTTGGAGTGAAGGATTGGCAAACCAGGCGTACATTGAAACGATGAGGCTGTCATGTAGTAGTCCTCGCCACTGGCTCCTACGCAGACGTCGGGGTCTGAGTAGTCGGCATTAATCACAGGGTTAGTATAGGTGCCGTCACCATGATCGGGACACCACACCTGTGATTTGTACTGTGCCATTGCCAGCAAGGGCAACCACATGACAGTCAATAGAATCAGTCGTTTCATATAGAAGTCTATTAGAAAGCTCCTCTCCCTTGAGAAGGGGGCATGGGCAGGCTCCTTATCCAACCTGTGAACCGGGCTTTACGTCCTTCGTTGTGGTTACAACGCTGAGGCTCTCATCAAAATCAACAGCACTGAGAATCATTCCCTGACTCTCGATGCCCATCATGTTACGAGGTGCGAAGTTAGCCACGAAAAGGATGCGCTTTCCAATCAATTCCTCAGGTTTCTCATAGAAGGCGGCGATACCAGAGCAGATAGTACGGTCGATACCAGAACCATCGTCAATAGTGAACTGCAAGAGTTTCTTGCTCTTCTTCACCTTCTGGCAGTCCTTTACCAGACCCACGCGGATGTCGAGCTTTTCGAAGTCTTCGAAGCTTACGGTATCCTTAATCGGAGCTGCTTTATAAGCTGCTGCTTCATTGGCCTTCTTGGTAGCCTCGAGTTTATCGAGCTGCTTCTGAATAACCTCATCCTCTATCTTCTCAAACAGCAGCGCAGGTTCTCCAAGCTGATGACCAGCTTTCAGGAGGTCTGTGCTACCCAGTTGCTCCCACTCGAATGAGTCAATCGCAAGCATCTCGCGCAGTTTCTTGCTTGAGAATGGCAGGAATGGCTCGAAAGCAATAGCAAGGTTGGCTGTCAACTGCAAGCAGATGTTCAGAATGGTTTCGCAACGCTTTGGATCAGTCTTCCAAACTTTCCAAGGCTCGCACTCCGTGATATAGCGGTTACCGATACGAGCCAGGTTCATAGCCTCGAACTGCGCATCGCGGAATTTAAACTGTTCCAGCAACTCTTCAATTTTATTTTTTACATTTTTAAATTCTTCAATTGCTTGGCGGTCAACGTCAAGCCACTCGCCACAAGCAGGAACTACACCGTTCCAATACTTCTTGGTGAGCTGGAGGGCACGATTCACGAAGTTACCATAGACAGCCACCAACTCATTGTTGTTACGATCCTGGAAGTCCTTCCAAGTAAAGTTGTTGTCCTTCGTCTCAGGTGCATTGGCTGTCAATACGTAGCGCAATACATCCTGTTTGCCTGGCATATCTACCAGATATTCGTGGAGCCATACGGCCCAATTACGAGAGGTGGAAATCTTATCGTTCTCAAGATTCAGGAACTCGTTGGCGGGCACGTTATCAGGCATGATATATTTGCCGTGAGCTTTCATCATCACAGGGAAGATGATACAGTGGAACACGATGTTGTCCTTACCGATAAAGTGAACCAGTCGGGTATCCTCATCCTGCCACCACTGCTCCCAGTTGCCCCACTTCTCAGGCTCCTTCTCGCAAAGTTCCTTGGTGTTTGATACATAACCGATAGGTGCGTCAAACCACACATAGAGCACTTTTCCGTCAGCTCCCTCAACGGGAACAGGAATACCCCAGTCCAAATCGCGGGTCATGGCACGAGGCTGCAGGTCCATATCCAGCCAGCTCTTACACTGACCATATACATTTGAGCGCCACTCCTTGTGACCATCCAGAATCCACTGCTTCAGCCAGTCCTGATACTCGTTCAGAGGCAGATACCAGTTCTTGGTCTCTTTCAGTACGGGTGTAGAACCGCTGATGGTTGACTTTGGATTGATCAACTCGGTAGGACTCAGGTCGCGTCCGCACTTCTCACACTGGTCACCGTATGCACCCTCGTTGTGGCAATAAGGGCACTCACCTACAACATAGCGGTCGGCCAAGAACTGCTTGGCTTCCTCGTCGTAGAGTTGAGCGGTGGTTTTCTCCACCAGCTTGCCCTCGTCGTAAAGTTTCTTAAACCACTCGGCAGCAAACTTATGGTGGGTCTCACTTGTGGTGCGGCTATAAATGTCGAACGAGATTCCGAACTCCTTGAACGAGTCCTTAATCATCTTATGATAACGATCTACTACATCCTGTGGGGTGATGCCTTCTTTGCGGGCACGAACGGTGATGGGCACACCGTGTTCGTCAGAACCACCGATAAACATTACGTCGCGTTTCTTCAGACGGAGGTAACGCACGTAGATATCAGCTGGTACGTAAACGCCAGCCAGGTGACCAATATGCACGCCACCATTCGCATAGGGCAGGGCAGAGGTCACAGTTATTCTCTTGTATTTTTTCTGTTCCATATATATTAATGTGTATTTTGGCTGCAAAGGTACGAATTTTTCTCTAAATATATTTGAGAATATCGCTGAATTTCTCAATTTTTATCAGTCGTTCGTGGTCTATATCCTCAAAATGCTCCAGTTGCCACGTCACGTGGAAGGGAATGTGGATAGCCCATGCACCGATGGCGAGGGCTGGCGCGCAGTCACTTTTCAGTGAGTTGCCTATCATTAGCAGTTCTGAAGGGTGTATCTGCTGATGCTCACATAGAGCCAAGAATTCGCGTTGTGTCTTGTCAGAAGTGATTTCTACGTCGTCAAAGTATTTCAATAGACCAGAACGCTTCAGCTTATTCTCCTGATCCTGCAATTCGCCTTTGGTGAAACATACCAATTTACGTCCTTCATCTTCCATCTTACCTCTTAACTTCTTCAACGTTTCCTCGACGCCTGGCAGCGGGGTGGCTGGAAGATGAAGCAGTCGCTTACAGTCCTTTAGCAAATCATCGAGTTGGGTGATTGAAAGGTCGTTGCCTGCAATACGCATGGCTGTTTCTAAAATACTGATGGTGAAAGCCTTGCATCCGTATCCAAGATCGGCCATATTGCCTGATTCTGTCTTGAAAAGTTCCTGCTTTGGATTCTCGCAATAAGGGGCTATCAGTCGGTACAGGTGTTCTTCTACTTCCTCGAAGTATCCTTGACAGTCCCACAATGTGTCGTCGGCGTCAAAAGCAATGACCTTTATCTTTTCTATGTTCATCTGTTCAAATTTTCGTGCAAAAATATAAAATTATTATGAATTAATTTGTATCTTTGCCAAAAAATAACCGAAAAAGCTATGAACAGACTCAAGCAGGCATTAGTTTGGCTCAGCAGGCTGACGCATTGTAGGGGGTTCGGCATACAGTCGCCTACCGACTATCGTTTTGTGCGTTATGTCATCAACGAGCACTGGCCGTATTATGCCTATGAGAGTCTGGATAAGCCTGATGACGACTGGTTGAAGCGAAAACTGGGGCATCTCTATTTCCGATTGGCTAACGAATGTCAGCCTCGCACTATCATCGATGGCGTTGGCTTCCGTCGTTATATGCAAGCTGGCTGCAAGAAGGCGCATATTACGGACGAGACAAAGGAAGTGGATCTGGCTGTGGTGCCTGTTCTGGCGGATTTTAACCAGTTGTTCCAAGCATGCAATGAACGTTCTATTGTGGTGCTTCAGGATATATACAAGCATCCTTCCTGTTGGCACAATATTGCGCATGACCCTAGGGTCACCGTATCCTTTGACCTATATTACTGCGGTATCGTGATGTTTGATTCCAAACGCATCAAGCAGCATTACATTATAAATTTCTAAAAACCTCAAATCTTAAATCTTATGAAACTGACCAAAATCTATACTCGTACAGGCGATAAGGGTATGACCAGCCTCGTGGGTGGTGTGCGTATCAAGAAAAGCGATGCCCGACTGGAGGCTTATGGCACTGTTGATGAGCTTTGCTCACAGATAGGACTCCTTGTGGCTTATCTCAATCCAGAAGACAACGATAGGAAATATCTCCTTCATATTCAGTCATGTCTCTTTATCGTCGGCTCTCATTTGGCCACCGATCAAAGCCAAACACCGCTTCATTCTTCAGGAATCCTGCCTTATGGCGAGACAGAGTCGCTCGAACAGCTCATTGATCAGATGCTTGCCCTTCTGCCAGAATCTCAGGGTTTTATCCTGCCAGGCGGTTGTGTGGCTGCAGCACAGTGTCACGTCTGTCGTTCCGTCTGTCGTCGTGCCGAGCGTCGTATTGATGCCCTTGCTGATGTTGCAGAGGTGGGTTCTGACATCATCAGATACGTCAACCGTCTGAGTGATTATCTGTTCGTTTTAGCAAAAAAAATAAATTTTAACGTAGGGCAAGACGAAATTATATGGCAAAAACCTTGCAAATAGAAAAATATTTACTACTTTTGCGTCCAATTTAAGTAAACGACTAACATAAAATAATTAGAAATATGTATTGGACACTAGAATTAGCATCAAAATTGGAGGATGCTCCTTGGCCTGCTACCAAGGATGAGTTAATCGACTATGCCATCCGTTCGGGCGCTCCTCTCGAAGTGCTCGAGAACCTACAAGAGATTGAAGATGAAGGTGATGTCTACGAGAGCATCGAAGATATCTGGCCTGATTATCCTACGAAAGAGGATTTCCTCTTCAATGAGGACGAGTATTGATTATTTAAAATGCATAAATGACAAAGAGCCTCCATCACTGGGGGCTCTTTGTTTTATGGTAGGAAGGGAGAATTACTTCTCAGGAAAAGACACAAAATTCAATATTCAGTATTCAGTTTCTTTGGAGGTAGGTATGAAACATAAAAAGGAAGAATCGGTGGGACAGGTTCTGAAGTGAACCCCAAAGTTTGGACAGTTAAACAATCGAAGCAGTAAGCATCTTCCTGTATTGTACGGGCGACATGCCATTAAGCCTCAGTTTTATTCTCTCGTTATTATAGTATTCTATATAATCTATCAGGTCTTTGATGAAGGCGTCTGCTGATGTGTACTTCCCAGAATACAGTAGTTCTGACTTCATGAGACCAAAGAAATTCTCCATCATGGCGTTATCCAGACAATTTCCCTTGCGAGACATGCTTTGGATAATGCCATGTTTCTTTAGACTATTCTGGTAGGCTACGTGCTGGTAGTGCCATCCTTGGTCAGAGTGCAATACGACACCCTCAGGCAGCTTTATACGCCTGTACATCTGGTTGAGCATACCGAGTACCATTTCCATGTTTGGCTTCTCTGTGATTGAATATGCAAGGATCTCACCATCGCACATGTCAAGTATAGGTGACAGGTAAATCTTGCGTCCGCCTATCGTCATCTGGGTCACGTCTGTTGCCAGCTTCTGATAAGGTATTTCTGCTGTAAAATCCCTGTCTATAATATTAGGCGCAGTCTTGCCAACTTCTCCTTTATAGGAGTGAAATTTCACCTTCCTCACCTCGCTCTTCAGTTCCATTTCGTCCATAAGCTTCTTGACTGTCTTGTGATTGATAAGACTGCCATCTTTACGGAGTTCCAGCGTTATACGCCGGTATCCGTAACGTCCTTTATGCTTATGGAATATGATGTATATCATATCTTTTACTTCCTTGTACTTGTCTTGCTTCTTGTGATGCTTGAGGTGATAATAGAATGTACTACGCGCCATCTTCTTGAGCTCCAGCAGGACAGCTAAATCTGCATGCTCATTACGCCTTAGTTCTTCGATGGCCCATGCCCAATCGCTCTGTTTCGAGCTTCTCTTTCCTCGACTAAGGCTCTCACTTTTTTTAGCAGGAGATTCTCCAGCCTTAAGCGTTCGTTCTCCTTGCGAAGGCGCTCATTCTCCTTCTCGTACTCTTCTTTGGGTAGTCGTTTAATCATATGCTCACCAGTTTGGAGATGCCTGGATCGTCGAGATTCCAGTGCTTCAAATCCATTTCGCTCAACCAATTTAACCCAATTGCCAATTATCGAGCTTGACAATTGATATTTAGCTGAAAGCTGGAACAAAGTTAATTCACTTTCTTGATATTCGCGAACAATTTTGCATTTTTCTTCATATGAGAGCCTCTTTTTCTTTTTCCGCTTGAATTTTAGACCTTCAATGCCAAGGAGTTTGTAACTCTCTATCCACTCATATAGAATATGATGGCCTAAGTGGAGTCTACGGGACACGGAACGGGCTGACTCGCCTTGGAACACAAAACCAATTGCGGACATCTTTTCTTCTAAACTAAATTCTTTTTTCATTTGAACCTTTCAGTTGTGTCCAACTTTCTGGGTTCACTTCAGTTCTTGATTCTTCGAACTGCGAGGCTTCCGACATATCGGAAAGCGTCGTGATTACCACGAGCGCATATCTTCATAATCTATATATCATTTCGTTCTCACGGATCTTGGAATAAAGCGGGTCTTCCTGTGCAGCGGGATACTGGGCAACGAAGGTCTTCACCTTGTCTGTGAAGGATGCCACGCTGTCGGCAGTAGCCACGGATAGTTGGCAGGACTCATCATAGTAAGCCTGCATTTCCTGATAACGCAAAACCTCCTTCTCACACGCGGTGCACAAGAAGGAGACTATCGGAAGAAAAACAGAAATCGAGATAATGGACTTGTGTAACTTACTGATGCTCAGTAAATTACCACCACCCTGTAGATTTTGGCGAAGATGCGCTAAAGGGCTTTGTAAAAAGTGTATGTTGCTTCATTGTCTTAGAATTACGAGTCAAAAGTACGAAATAACTTTGGAAGTTCCAAATTTAAAACAGGGAAAAAGTCAACTTTCTTAGGAAAAGCGTCAATGTCTTATACTGATATAGGTTGACACATTTAGGAACTTAACAAATGTGTTAAACTTATGAGAAGAACGTATCAAAGGACTCCAAAGGAGAAAAGAGACGAGATTGTCTCAGTATTTTTAAGTGGTGACAACAGCGCAGAAGAGCTGGCCGAGTACTACAATGTTAACCCACATACGATAAGAACTTGGGTTAAGAGATATCGATATTCAAAAAAAGTTGTATCTTTGCAGACGGATACCAAACCGCTTGAAGATATGGCACGTAAGAAGAAAGAGGAAAAATCTCCTGAGGTACTGGCACTTGAAGCCCGCATTCGCGAGCTGGAGTTGCAGAATCTGGCCCTGAACACTCTGATTGACGTGGCAGAAAGGAATGGAATTGATATCAGAAAAAAATCTGGGGCCAAGCAGTAGAAGAACTTCATGGGCAGCATGGCCTGACGATAACTGCTGCCTGTAATCTGCTTGGCCGAAGCAGGCAGGCCTATTACAAGAAGAAGACGGACGAAGTGGAACAGTTGGCCCGCGAGATACGTATTTTTGATGCAGTACGTGAGATACGTGATATTGATCCGGGGATTGGAGGAGTAAAACTCTGGTTGATGCTTGGTGTAATGTTTAATACGGGTTGGATGCCTGGGCGCGATAAATTTATGAATTTACTTCGTCGCCACAAACTGATGCAGAAGCCTCGCAAAAGCCGCTCTACAACGAACTCCAACCATCGATACCACAAATGGAAGAATCTTATTAAAGGTTTTATTCCTACAGCATCCAACCAACTCTGGGTGAGCGATATTACTTACATTGAACTCAAGAGCGGATGCTGCTATTTGCATCTCGTAACGGATGCCTATTCAAAGAAGATTGTTGGCTGGCATCTGGCAGAATCTCTCTCATCTGTATTTACGCTCAAGGCTCTCCGTATGGCTATAGAACAGACTGGCGGTGGCGACCTCTCCGGACTCATTCACCACTCTGACCGAGGCGTACAGTACTGCTGCGATTTGTACGTGGAAGAATTGCTAAAACATAACATATTAATATCCATGACAGAGGACTACAAACCTACTGATAACGGCATTGCAGAGCGTGTGAACGAAACAATCAAGTACGAGAGCGTCTATCGTCAGGAAAGGCGATTCGCAACGTATGAAGAGGCTCTTGAGCAGATAAAGCGCTTCGTTGATTTCTATAACAGCAGGCGTCCTCACTACAGCATCGGCATGCAGACTCCAAATGCTGCTCACGAACAGTCTGGTGAACAGAAAAAGATGTGGAAGAATAAAATATATCGCAAAAGAGAACAGAATCTGCAGATTAATCCATAACTTTGCAGGCGGAATGCTGGAGGGCACTCTTTGGAGGCTTTGCGCCTCCAGCCGCTTGGCAAACCACCGCAGTGTTTTTCATAGTTGTCAACAGTTTCAGGAAAAAGACAACCTTTTCAGTAAAGGTGTCAACGTTTCTAGTAAATTGTCAACTAATTCAGGAAATCGACTGTCAACTACATCAGGAAAAAAGCAATAAACTGTCAACCAAAATCAGGAAAAGACAGCCTACTTATTCAGTTATTCACTTATTCACTTTGGACATTAAGGTATTGCAATATGGTTTGCCTGTAGGATAGATTAAAGAGTAATATCCTAAATATTATTTTATATTATATATATTATTATAATAATATATATAATATAAAAATTCTATCAAGTAAAATTAAAAAAATATAGATGTCCAAAGTGAATAACTGAATAAGTGAATAACTTAAGAAAAAAAACATCTTACAATACCGCTGTGAGGAGCTCGCCATTTCACCCCCTCAAACTGCCATCTCCTGCCCCTCGAACTGCCTGCTCTTTAAAATTATTCCCATCGCTCAGCAATTCGTTTCCATTCTTTAAACTTTTTCTTTAAGGGCGGGGGCACGCAGAATCCATAATCTAATGTCACACAGAAATAAAAAATCTGTGTGACATTAAAAAAATAACCAATTAAAATCAAAGTACTATGAAGATTTTGAGTCCCTTGATAAGGGACGGCTATAAAGCAGGGATAAAAAAGAAAGGAGGTATATATGAAGAATAAAGAATTTTGGAAGTTCGCTATTCAGACCGTTATCTCGGTTCTGTCAGCCATAGCAACTGC containing:
- a CDS encoding glycoside hydrolase 43 family protein — protein: MKRLILLTVMWLPLLAMAQYKSQVWCPDHGDGTYTNPVINADYSDPDVCVGASGEDYYMTASSFQCTPGLPILHSKDLVNWEIINYAIGNLYEGDEELTRHFSSIPQHGNGVWAPSIRYHDGWYYIYWGDPDFGVFMVKTQDPVGKWEKPVCVIKGEGYIDTCPLWDEDGRCYLVNGWANSRSKYASVLTVREMNADGTQAIGQPVIVFDGNGTENRTCEGPKFYKRDGWYWIMCPAGGVPEGFQLAMRSKSPYGPYEHKIVLAQGKTTINGPHQGGWVHTKYGEDWFLHFQDKEAYGRVVHLNPVDWSTGWPVMGRLTPSPSLSREGSRYTGEPVTTFAKPKASSMTIVNPVESDEFNDTKLGLQWQWHGNYDEKFGTATAFGTYRIYNYKLSEGWKNFWEVPNMLLQKTPADEFTATAKIRFTSKADGQIGGLIMMGLDYSALVVKRIGKEFQLVQLTCKDADKGKQQNETVLATLKPTAEDKIDYKPGIHEDIYLRLQVTNAEAGAAHGGKPMVQFSYSLNGKKFQNCGELFKMRQGKWIGAKFGFLSVETNAKADRGWVDADWIRITKK
- the metG gene encoding methionine--tRNA ligase, which gives rise to MEQKKYKRITVTSALPYANGGVHIGHLAGVYVPADIYVRYLRLKKRDVMFIGGSDEHGVPITVRARKEGITPQDVVDRYHKMIKDSFKEFGISFDIYSRTTSETHHKFAAEWFKKLYDEGKLVEKTTAQLYDEEAKQFLADRYVVGECPYCHNEGAYGDQCEKCGRDLSPTELINPKSTISGSTPVLKETKNWYLPLNEYQDWLKQWILDGHKEWRSNVYGQCKSWLDMDLQPRAMTRDLDWGIPVPVEGADGKVLYVWFDAPIGYVSNTKELCEKEPEKWGNWEQWWQDEDTRLVHFIGKDNIVFHCIIFPVMMKAHGKYIMPDNVPANEFLNLENDKISTSRNWAVWLHEYLVDMPGKQDVLRYVLTANAPETKDNNFTWKDFQDRNNNELVAVYGNFVNRALQLTKKYWNGVVPACGEWLDVDRQAIEEFKNVKNKIEELLEQFKFRDAQFEAMNLARIGNRYITECEPWKVWKTDPKRCETILNICLQLTANLAIAFEPFLPFSSKKLREMLAIDSFEWEQLGSTDLLKAGHQLGEPALLFEKIEDEVIQKQLDKLEATKKANEAAAYKAAPIKDTVSFEDFEKLDIRVGLVKDCQKVKKSKKLLQFTIDDGSGIDRTICSGIAAFYEKPEELIGKRILFVANFAPRNMMGIESQGMILSAVDFDESLSVVTTTKDVKPGSQVG
- a CDS encoding HAD family hydrolase; this encodes MNIEKIKVIAFDADDTLWDCQGYFEEVEEHLYRLIAPYCENPKQELFKTESGNMADLGYGCKAFTISILETAMRIAGNDLSITQLDDLLKDCKRLLHLPATPLPGVEETLKKLRGKMEDEGRKLVCFTKGELQDQENKLKRSGLLKYFDDVEITSDKTQREFLALCEHQQIHPSELLMIGNSLKSDCAPALAIGAWAIHIPFHVTWQLEHFEDIDHERLIKIEKFSDILKYI
- a CDS encoding cob(I)yrinic acid a,c-diamide adenosyltransferase — translated: MKLTKIYTRTGDKGMTSLVGGVRIKKSDARLEAYGTVDELCSQIGLLVAYLNPEDNDRKYLLHIQSCLFIVGSHLATDQSQTPLHSSGILPYGETESLEQLIDQMLALLPESQGFILPGGCVAAAQCHVCRSVCRRAERRIDALADVAEVGSDIIRYVNRLSDYLFVLAKKINFNVGQDEIIWQKPCK
- a CDS encoding DUF2795 domain-containing protein — translated: MYWTLELASKLEDAPWPATKDELIDYAIRSGAPLEVLENLQEIEDEGDVYESIEDIWPDYPTKEDFLFNEDEY
- a CDS encoding IS3 family transposase; amino-acid sequence: MEELRRNEHADLAVLLELKKMARSTFYYHLKHHKKQDKYKEVKDMIYIIFHKHKGRYGYRRITLELRKDGSLINHKTVKKLMDEMELKSEVRKVKFHSYKGEVGKTAPNIIDRDFTAEIPYQKLATDVTQMTIGGRKIYLSPILDMCDGEILAYSITEKPNMEMVLGMLNQMYRRIKLPEGVVLHSDQGWHYQHVAYQNSLKKHGIIQSMSRKGNCLDNAMMENFFGLMKSELLYSGKYTSADAFIKDLIDYIEYYNNERIKLRLNGMSPVQYRKMLTASIV
- a CDS encoding helix-turn-helix domain-containing protein, translated to MKKEFSLEEKMSAIGFVFQGESARSVSRRLHLGHHILYEWIESYKLLGIEGLKFKRKKKKRLSYEEKCKIVREYQESELTLFQLSAKYQLSSSIIGNWVKLVERNGFEALESRRSRHLQTGEHMIKRLPKEEYEKENERLRKENERLRLENLLLKKVRALVEEREARNRAIGHGPSKN
- a CDS encoding transposase translates to MRRTYQRTPKEKRDEIVSVFLSGDNSAEELAEYYNVNPHTIRTWVKRYRYSKKVVSLQTDTKPLEDMARKKKEEKSPEVLALEARIRELELQNLALNTLIDVAERNGIDIRKKSGAKQ
- a CDS encoding IS3 family transposase; this encodes MLGRSRQAYYKKKTDEVEQLAREIRIFDAVREIRDIDPGIGGVKLWLMLGVMFNTGWMPGRDKFMNLLRRHKLMQKPRKSRSTTNSNHRYHKWKNLIKGFIPTASNQLWVSDITYIELKSGCCYLHLVTDAYSKKIVGWHLAESLSSVFTLKALRMAIEQTGGGDLSGLIHHSDRGVQYCCDLYVEELLKHNILISMTEDYKPTDNGIAERVNETIKYESVYRQERRFATYEEALEQIKRFVDFYNSRRPHYSIGMQTPNAAHEQSGEQKKMWKNKIYRKREQNLQINP
- a CDS encoding smalltalk protein; translated protein: MKNKEFWKFAIQTVISVLSAIATALGVTSCMA